In Myxococcales bacterium, the DNA window GCCACGTGCGAGACGCACGTCGCGAAGGTCGCGAGGGCGAGCTCGAGCGGCTCCTCGAGGGGCACACCTTCGCGCGCGGCCCACTCGAGGCTGAGCGCCTCGACGAAGCCGATCCATCCACGCAACGCGAGCACGAGGCGAGGATCGTCCTTCTCGGGGAAGGGCATACCCTCGAGGATCCGGTCGAGGAGCCGCTGCCTCGTGCGCTCGAGGATCTTCGCGATCTCCCCCGACGCGCGCCCGCGCATGAGCGCCACGAACCCGCCGCGGTGGGTCTCGACGTACTGGAAGTACGCGCGCACGCCGTGGGTGAGCCGCTCCACGGGAGGCAGGCTCTCGTCGGGCTCGGTCATCTCGAGGAGCTTCTCGGCGGCCTCTTCGACACACGCGCTGAAGAAGTCCTTTTTTGTCGGGAAATAGTGGTAAATCAGCCCCTTCGAGATGGCGAGCCGCTTCGCGACGTCGTCGAGGCTCACCTCGTCGTAGTCGGTCGACGAGAAGAGCTGCATGCCGAGGTCGAGGAGCTGCGCGCGCCTCTCGTCCACCTCGAGGCGCACGCGCGGGTGGCTCGCCGCGCCCTTTTTCGTCGTCTTCTTGGCG includes these proteins:
- a CDS encoding TetR/AcrR family transcriptional regulator; this translates as MAAKKTTKKGAASHPRVRLEVDERRAQLLDLGMQLFSSTDYDEVSLDDVAKRLAISKGLIYHYFPTKKDFFSACVEEAAEKLLEMTEPDESLPPVERLTHGVRAYFQYVETHRGGFVALMRGRASGEIAKILERTRQRLLDRILEGMPFPEKDDPRLVLALRGWIGFVEALSLEWAAREGVPLEEPLELALATFATCVSHVAKSWPAVLAKGAIHAVRGAKKMFDAATSKVTKRVT